One Bradyrhizobium zhanjiangense DNA segment encodes these proteins:
- a CDS encoding response regulator produces the protein MNVYILVVDDEPDVEALFRQQFRRELRAGRFQMEFASSAPDALKRAAEVRDPSLILILSDINMPGMSGLDMLPKVRAAHPDVPVIMITAYGDAETRRKAIERGAVGLLTKPIDFALLRQEIDTRLEQAA, from the coding sequence TTGAACGTTTACATCCTGGTCGTCGATGACGAGCCCGACGTCGAGGCGCTGTTCCGGCAGCAGTTCCGGCGGGAGCTGCGCGCGGGACGCTTCCAGATGGAATTTGCGTCCTCTGCGCCCGATGCACTCAAGCGCGCCGCCGAGGTTCGCGATCCCTCGCTGATCCTGATTCTCTCGGACATCAACATGCCCGGCATGAGCGGGCTCGACATGCTGCCGAAGGTACGTGCCGCGCATCCGGACGTTCCCGTCATCATGATCACTGCCTATGGCGACGCCGAAACGCGCCGCAAGGCGATCGAGCGCGGCGCCGTCGGGCTCCTGACCAAGCCGATCGACTTTGCGCTGCTGCGGCAGGAGATCGATACGAGGCTCGAGCAAGCCGCATGA
- a CDS encoding ABC transporter permease — translation MTDTALASPVTQAHEPDSPARRARRRLFRRKAAVFGLIVIIAFILLAVLAPVVVPYDPVATSWSLVRKPPTAAHWFGTDELGRDILSRVIYGARASLLAGLISVAIALGIGLPLGLLAGYRGGFADALISRITDAMLACPFLILAIALAAFLGPSLGNAMIAIGISATPIFIRLTRGQVLSVKAEDYVEAARALGNPPWRIAFSHILPNILPALLVQATLSIAAAIIAEAALSFLGLGQQPPAPSWGSMLNAAQRFLTQAPWMAIWPGLAIFLVVLSLNLLGDGLRDALDPRQR, via the coding sequence ATGACTGACACGGCGCTCGCCAGTCCCGTCACGCAAGCTCACGAGCCGGACAGCCCGGCACGCCGCGCCCGGCGGCGTCTGTTCAGGCGCAAGGCCGCTGTGTTTGGCCTCATCGTGATCATCGCGTTCATCCTTCTTGCGGTGCTTGCACCGGTCGTCGTTCCCTATGATCCCGTCGCGACGAGCTGGAGCCTGGTGCGCAAGCCGCCGACCGCCGCGCACTGGTTCGGCACCGACGAGCTCGGCCGCGACATCCTGAGCCGCGTCATCTACGGCGCGCGAGCCTCGCTGCTTGCAGGCTTGATCTCGGTCGCGATCGCGCTCGGCATCGGCCTGCCGCTGGGCCTCCTCGCCGGCTATCGCGGCGGCTTCGCCGATGCGCTGATCAGCCGGATCACCGACGCAATGCTCGCCTGCCCGTTCCTGATCCTGGCGATTGCGCTGGCGGCATTCCTCGGTCCGAGCCTCGGCAATGCCATGATCGCGATCGGCATCTCCGCAACCCCGATCTTCATCCGCCTGACCCGCGGCCAGGTGCTGAGCGTCAAGGCCGAGGACTATGTCGAGGCCGCGCGGGCACTCGGCAATCCACCGTGGCGGATCGCGTTCTCGCATATCCTGCCGAACATCCTGCCGGCGCTGCTGGTGCAGGCGACACTGTCGATCGCGGCGGCCATCATCGCCGAAGCGGCGTTGTCCTTCCTCGGCCTCGGCCAGCAGCCGCCGGCACCGTCATGGGGCAGCATGCTCAATGCCGCACAGCGCTTCCTGACCCAGGCGCCCTGGATGGCGATCTGGCCGGGGCTTGCGATCTTTCTGGTGGTGCTGTCGCTGAACCTGCTCGGCGACGGCCTGCGCGACGCACTCGACCCGCGCCAGCGCTAG
- a CDS encoding ABC transporter permease, with product MLNFLARRLVQIVPTLFFVSVLIFSLQQLLPGDPALVMAGEERDPAVIEQIRHQYRLDQPVPVQYAYWIKGVLSGDFGESLRNKMPVRELIAQKLPVTLQLGSMAILIAFCIGIPAGIVAAVKKGTAWDYGANFFALWGISTPNFWLGIMLIFLFSIELGWLPASGYVPLTENWRASLAATIMPAFVLGNAIAAILMRHTRSAMLQVLESDYVRTARAKGLSERSVILKHAMRNALTPIITLGALELGTLLSGAVLTEQIFSIPGFGKLIVDAVFNRDYAVVQGVVLVTATVYITLNLIADVAYILVNPRLRG from the coding sequence ATGCTGAACTTCCTCGCCCGCCGCCTTGTGCAGATCGTGCCGACGCTGTTCTTCGTGTCGGTGCTGATCTTCTCGCTGCAACAATTGCTGCCGGGCGATCCCGCGCTGGTGATGGCGGGCGAAGAGCGCGATCCTGCGGTGATCGAGCAGATCCGGCATCAGTACCGGCTCGATCAGCCGGTTCCCGTGCAGTATGCCTACTGGATCAAGGGCGTCCTGTCGGGCGACTTTGGCGAGTCGCTGCGCAACAAGATGCCGGTGCGCGAGCTGATCGCGCAGAAGCTGCCGGTGACGCTACAGCTCGGCTCGATGGCGATCCTGATCGCGTTCTGCATCGGCATTCCCGCCGGCATCGTCGCGGCCGTGAAGAAAGGCACCGCCTGGGACTACGGCGCCAATTTCTTCGCGCTGTGGGGCATCTCCACGCCGAATTTCTGGCTCGGCATCATGTTGATCTTCCTGTTCTCGATCGAGCTCGGCTGGCTGCCGGCCTCGGGCTATGTGCCGCTCACCGAAAACTGGCGCGCGAGCCTGGCGGCCACCATCATGCCCGCCTTCGTGCTCGGCAATGCGATTGCCGCGATCCTGATGCGTCATACCCGCAGCGCCATGCTCCAGGTGCTGGAGAGCGACTATGTCCGTACTGCGCGCGCCAAGGGACTGTCGGAACGCTCGGTCATCCTCAAGCACGCGATGCGTAACGCACTGACGCCCATCATCACGCTCGGCGCGCTCGAGCTCGGCACACTCTTGTCGGGTGCGGTGCTGACCGAACAAATCTTCTCCATCCCCGGCTTCGGCAAGCTGATCGTGGATGCCGTGTTCAACCGCGACTATGCGGTCGTGCAGGGCGTGGTGCTGGTGACGGCCACGGTCTACATCACGCTGAATCTCATTGCGGACGTCGCTTATATCCTCGTCAATCCGCGGCTACGGGGCTAG
- a CDS encoding adenylate/guanylate cyclase domain-containing protein has protein sequence MTATILFVDDEPDLEALILQKFRRQIREGRIDIMFARDGLEALQSLEQNPHVDMVVSDINMPRMDGLSLLAKLQEAEDKKSTIIVSAYGDMSNIRTAMNRGAFDFLTKPIDFADLEATIDKTIRHVEMLREVRRRQLEAERAHASLSRFFSPEIARRLAAEVAGDGMDVQWREVATIFTDITGFTSLVESAAPQMLGELLNEYVGGMTEIVFAHEGTVTKIIGDAIQVLFNAPGDQPDYATRAVACAHDLDAWAEDFSARWRARGVNFGTTRIGVHAGPALVGNFGGNRFFDYTAYGDTINIAARLEAANKHLGTRICVSASVAKSAENFQGRPIGELMLRGRSEPLRAFEPLPQAKFEAPETALYSEAFAKMEAGDAAAMPAFAALVGMHADDPLAGFHLRRLLNGAKGIRMQLE, from the coding sequence ATGACTGCGACCATCCTCTTCGTCGATGACGAGCCGGACCTCGAGGCGCTGATCCTGCAAAAATTCCGCAGGCAGATCCGGGAGGGGCGCATCGATATCATGTTCGCGCGCGACGGCCTCGAGGCGCTGCAATCGCTCGAGCAGAATCCGCATGTCGATATGGTGGTCTCCGACATCAACATGCCCAGGATGGACGGACTGTCTCTGCTCGCGAAGCTCCAGGAGGCCGAGGACAAGAAGTCGACCATCATCGTCTCCGCCTATGGCGACATGAGCAACATCCGTACCGCCATGAACCGCGGCGCATTCGACTTCCTGACCAAGCCGATCGATTTCGCCGACCTGGAAGCCACGATCGATAAAACCATTCGCCACGTCGAGATGCTGCGCGAGGTGCGGCGGCGCCAGCTGGAGGCCGAGCGCGCCCATGCGTCGCTGTCGCGCTTCTTCTCGCCGGAGATCGCCAGGCGCCTGGCGGCGGAGGTCGCCGGCGACGGCATGGACGTGCAGTGGCGCGAGGTCGCGACCATCTTCACCGACATCACCGGCTTCACGTCGCTGGTGGAGAGCGCGGCGCCCCAGATGCTCGGCGAGCTCCTCAATGAGTATGTCGGCGGCATGACCGAGATCGTCTTCGCGCATGAGGGGACGGTCACGAAAATCATCGGCGATGCGATTCAGGTGCTCTTCAACGCGCCGGGGGACCAGCCGGATTATGCGACGCGTGCGGTCGCCTGCGCCCACGATCTCGATGCCTGGGCGGAGGACTTCTCGGCGCGTTGGAGGGCGAGAGGCGTGAATTTCGGGACCACGCGGATTGGCGTGCATGCGGGCCCGGCGCTGGTCGGCAATTTCGGCGGCAATCGCTTCTTCGACTACACCGCCTACGGCGACACCATCAATATCGCGGCGCGGCTGGAGGCTGCCAACAAGCATCTGGGAACGCGCATTTGCGTCAGCGCCAGCGTCGCCAAGTCGGCCGAAAACTTTCAAGGCCGCCCCATAGGCGAGCTGATGCTGCGCGGACGCAGCGAGCCGCTGCGCGCGTTCGAACCGCTGCCGCAGGCCAAATTCGAAGCGCCTGAGACGGCACTATATTCGGAGGCTTTCGCCAAGATGGAGGCCGGCGATGCCGCCGCTATGCCGGCCTTTGCTGCGCTGGTCGGCATGCACGCCGATGATCCCCTGGCCGGCTTTCACCTAAGACGCCTGCTCAACGGCGCCAAGGGCATTCGCATGCAACTGGAATAG